One window of Thermodesulfovibrio aggregans genomic DNA carries:
- the panC gene encoding pantoate--beta-alanine ligase, whose amino-acid sequence MEIIRIPRIMREITKDLRAKGKSIGFVPTMGALHEGHLSLIKRAKQENDTTVVSIFVNPTQFAPGEDYEKYPRDIESDKEKLQKMEIDYLFLPDVESLYPQGYSTYVTVEGLSDKLCGKFRPGHFRGVATIVCKLFNIVRPSRAYFGQKDYQQSLIIKRMIDDLNFDIEIIVCPTIRENDGLAMSSRNLYLNEEERKAASVIYKALQEGEKLLKQGINPSDVTLEMLKILKKEPLVREIQYAGVFDPLTLEEVKEKQKRYLLAIALKIGDTRLIDNFIVELN is encoded by the coding sequence ATGGAAATAATAAGAATTCCAAGAATAATGAGAGAGATAACAAAAGATTTAAGAGCGAAGGGAAAATCTATAGGATTTGTTCCCACAATGGGCGCACTTCATGAAGGACATCTTTCACTGATAAAAAGAGCAAAACAGGAAAATGATACTACTGTAGTGAGCATTTTTGTTAATCCAACACAGTTTGCTCCAGGAGAAGACTATGAAAAATATCCGAGAGACATAGAATCAGACAAAGAAAAACTTCAAAAAATGGAGATTGATTATCTATTTTTACCTGATGTGGAATCTCTATATCCTCAGGGATACAGCACCTATGTCACAGTAGAAGGACTTAGTGATAAATTATGTGGAAAATTTAGACCAGGTCATTTTCGGGGAGTAGCTACAATAGTATGTAAACTTTTTAACATTGTGAGACCTTCCAGAGCATATTTTGGGCAGAAAGACTATCAACAATCACTGATAATTAAAAGAATGATTGATGATTTAAACTTTGATATTGAAATCATTGTATGTCCAACAATTAGAGAAAATGATGGTCTTGCAATGAGCTCAAGAAATCTGTACCTAAATGAAGAAGAGAGAAAAGCAGCTTCTGTTATATATAAAGCTTTGCAGGAAGGGGAAAAACTTTTAAAACAAGGAATAAATCCATCGGATGTAACACTTGAAATGTTAAAAATTCTTAAAAAGGAACCTCTTGTTAGAGAAATTCAGTATGCAGGTGTTTTTGATCCACTGACGCTTGAAGAAGTTAAGGAAAAACAAAAAAGATATTTACTTGCAATTGCTTTAAAAATAGGTGATACAAGACTAATTGATAACTTTATTGTAGAATTGAACTAA
- a CDS encoding HD domain-containing phosphohydrolase, with product MFEEVSKILVVDDETVNLELISAIFIDSPNIMILTASDGLEAMEVLKNHTPDVIVLDIRMPRMDGIEVLDALKSDQSTSHIPVVVLSGDEKERKNALKHGANDFIPKPFDAEELKLRVLNNLQVKKYQDLIKNINEVLQKEVMKKTKELREALELAREAEYEMVVKLGMLSEFRDEETGQHIRRISHYSKLLAQLAGLSEFEQNILFYASPLHDVGKVGIPDSILKKPGPLTSEEFELMKLHTVIGGKILTSDPRFITLHAGKIIAEQHHEKWDGSGYPKGLKEREIHIYARIVAVCDVFDAMTSDRVYRPAFTVEQTLEIMKKGKGSHFDPQLIEIFFNNIDEFIKIRETFRD from the coding sequence ATGTTTGAAGAAGTTTCTAAAATTTTAGTGGTCGATGATGAAACTGTTAATCTGGAGTTAATATCTGCGATTTTTATAGACTCTCCAAATATCATGATTCTTACAGCAAGTGATGGGCTTGAGGCAATGGAAGTCCTGAAAAATCACACTCCTGATGTTATTGTCCTTGATATAAGAATGCCAAGAATGGATGGTATAGAAGTTTTAGATGCTCTGAAGTCTGATCAATCAACTTCCCATATTCCTGTTGTAGTTCTTTCAGGAGACGAGAAAGAAAGAAAAAATGCTTTAAAGCACGGAGCAAATGATTTCATTCCAAAACCCTTTGATGCAGAAGAGTTAAAACTGCGGGTACTTAACAATCTTCAGGTAAAAAAGTATCAAGATTTAATAAAAAATATAAACGAAGTTTTACAAAAAGAGGTAATGAAAAAAACAAAGGAACTCAGAGAGGCACTGGAACTTGCAAGAGAGGCAGAGTATGAGATGGTTGTAAAACTTGGTATGCTTTCTGAATTCAGGGATGAAGAAACAGGTCAGCACATCAGAAGAATAAGCCATTATTCTAAGTTGCTTGCTCAGCTTGCAGGCTTGTCGGAATTTGAACAAAATATTTTATTCTACGCCTCTCCTTTGCATGATGTTGGTAAAGTCGGGATACCAGACAGTATTCTAAAAAAGCCTGGACCTTTGACATCTGAAGAGTTTGAATTAATGAAACTTCATACTGTAATTGGTGGAAAGATTTTAACCTCTGATCCAAGATTTATTACACTTCATGCAGGAAAAATAATTGCAGAACAGCATCATGAAAAATGGGATGGTTCTGGATATCCGAAAGGGCTTAAAGAACGAGAAATACACATTTATGCAAGAATTGTTGCAGTATGTGATGTCTTTGATGCAATGACATCAGACAGAGTTTACAGACCTGCTTTTACAGTAGAACAAACCCTTGAGATTATGAAAAAAGGCAAAGGAAGTCACTTTGATCCTCAATTAATAGAGATTTTTTTCAACAATATTGACGAATTCATTAAGATTAGAGAAACATTCAGAGATTAG